From bacterium:
TGTTTTAAATAAGGCACTGTTTGAAAAAGAGGGGGTAGAATTAGTAGGTGTTGTAATTAATAAAGTTATACCTGATAAAATGGATAAAATTAAGGATTACATAAAGAGAGGATTAGCAAAGAAGGGGATTGAACTGTTTGGAGCTATACCATATACAAAACGTCTTACATGGCCAAGTATAAAACAGGTTATGGAAAGCATTCCTTCAAAGCTTGTAAATGGCAGGGAATCTCTTGATAATCAAATTGAAAAGATTGTAGTAGGAGCAATGACTCCACATAATGCATTGGGCTTTTTTGGTGAAAGGGTGCTGTTAATTACACCTGCGGATAGAGAGGATATTGTGCTTGCTGCCATGAGTTCTTCAGTTATTGGAACAGAGAAGAAGCACAGGATATCAGGAATAATATTAACAGGCAAGATGCAGATTCACCAGTCCGTAATGAATCTCATACAAAAGACAACCATACCTGTTCTGGCTGTGGATATAGATACTTACGGAGTTGCATCATTGATACATGACCTTGTAGTTAAGATAGCTGAGACGGATATGGAGAAAATAAGAACTGCCAAAAGCCTTGTTGAAGAGTATGTGGATGTTAGAAGATTATTTGAGAGATTAAATAGAGATAATTAATAGAGAAAACAGGAGAGCTTTAATATGGAAAAGACAAAAAGAATTATTGAAATACTTGATACAACATTAAGGGATGGAGAACAAACTCAGGGTGTTTCCTTTTCTCGCAGTGAGAAGTTGAATATTGCCAAAATGTTACTTAATGAGGTAGGGATAGACAGAATAGAAGTTGCGTCTGCCAGAGTGTCTCAGGGAGAGAAGGAATCTGTTACAAGTATCATGCAGTGGGCAAAACTGAGGGGGTTCCTAAGCAAGGTCGAAGTATTGGGATTTGTTGATCATAGAGCATCTGTTGATTGGATATTCTCAACAGGTGCTAACGTAATGAATCTATTAACTAAAGGATCAGAAAAGCACCTGAAATTTCAATTGCGCAAAGATATAAAAACACATATCAGTGAAATAAGAGAAACAATAGATTATGCAAAAGAGAAAGGACTTACTGTAAATATTTACTTAGAAGACTGGTCTAATGGTTACAGAGATTCTAAGGATTATGTTATGGAAATTACGAAAGCGCTATGCAATATGAGTGTTAATAGAATAATGCTGCCTGATACTCTTGGAATTCTTACACCTCATACAACATATACCTATGTTAAGGATATGGTGAGCTCGTTTCCAGACATGGGATTTGACTTTCATGCGCATAATGATTATGGTCTTGCCACTGCAAATAGCCTGTATGCAATTGAGGCAGGGGTTGGAGCAATTCATGTTACCGTTAATTGTTTGGGCGAACGTACTGGCAATGCTTCTTTGGGTGAAATTACAGCTAATATTCATGATAATACAGAATGCAAGACACATGTTGTTGA
This genomic window contains:
- a CDS encoding alpha-isopropylmalate synthase regulatory domain-containing protein, with product MEKTKRIIEILDTTLRDGEQTQGVSFSRSEKLNIAKMLLNEVGIDRIEVASARVSQGEKESVTSIMQWAKLRGFLSKVEVLGFVDHRASVDWIFSTGANVMNLLTKGSEKHLKFQLRKDIKTHISEIRETIDYAKEKGLTVNIYLEDWSNGYRDSKDYVMEITKALCNMSVNRIMLPDTLGILTPHTTYTYVKDMVSSFPDMGFDFHAHNDYGLATANSLYAIEAGVGAIHVTVNCLGERTGNASLGEITANIHDNTECKTHVVERKIISASKLVETFSGKRVAANTPIVGQDVFTQTSGIHADGDKKANLYANPLLPERFGRKRTYALGKLSGKASLDQNLTELGIELTEENKKKVLQEIIQLGDKKKSITIEDLPFIIADVLEIGEGNLVQITDCIVTSGKGILPTASFVLQYGEQKIKESASGNGGYDAFMNALKKACSRIKLSMPELIDYEVRIPPGGKTSALVETLIIWSAKDKVFKTIGVDSDQIIAAIKASERMLNIIAREK
- a CDS encoding AAA family ATPase → MAKEKKLFIAATRQNDGKTLVSLGLMMAFKQYVKNIGFMKPVGQRYVEVEGYKVDEDAVLIKSCCNCDGELRHISPIAVERGFTEEYIDHGKKQVLTDIITEAYREISKGKDMVVIEGTGHAGVGSVFDLGNGSVAKLLGAKVLMITVGGIGRPIDEIVLNKALFEKEGVELVGVVINKVIPDKMDKIKDYIKRGLAKKGIELFGAIPYTKRLTWPSIKQVMESIPSKLVNGRESLDNQIEKIVVGAMTPHNALGFFGERVLLITPADREDIVLAAMSSSVIGTEKKHRISGIILTGKMQIHQSVMNLIQKTTIPVLAVDIDTYGVASLIHDLVVKIAETDMEKIRTAKSLVEEYVDVRRLFERLNRDN